The Wansuia hejianensis genomic interval TCGTTCTGACAGAGCCGCCCTCATTGCCTGCGACGGTTTAATCACGCTCGGACTATGACTGGACGGGAGTACCATTATTCTCTTTGTGGGTCATGGCGAAATCGGGAGCTGCCCGATATTTTGAGTCGGTATTAATCCGCTCACCACCTTTCATCGCTATTCTGCTTGTCGGCAGGTCATGGCGTACCGCTGCACACGCTTATGCTCATCACAATCACAAAGAGGAAGTATTTGACGAATGAGTATTCGGTTGTCAAGGAACAATCCCGTTTTCGCCACACAAAGGAAAACTGGGTGAGAGGATTTTCCTCTCACCCAGTAGCCGATGGGAAACCATGAAATTCCCCTCTAACTCAAAAATTTTTTAATTTTTTCTTTGAGCCTGTCCATTCGCCTGTAAACAGACTTCACCGTCACACCAAGCCGCAAAGCGATTTCACGGTAACTAAAACCTTGTATCTTTAACAGCACAGCTTGTAGGGTAAGACTGTCAACCTCAATCAAAATCTGATAAAGACGCTCATTTTCGATACTGTCCAGAAAATCATCAACCGTCTTTACCTCGGATGGTGGGTCACTCTCGGCAACTTCTTCCAGATATGTACCTGCTTCCTGCAATTTCTCATAGTACCGTCTGTCGGAATTAAATATTGCCCAATCGTGAATACGGAGCCGTTCTATGGTATCCTCGCTGACTCCCAACTCACGCAGTTTCTTTTCTTCGGCTTCTTTCCAGAGCCGCCATTTCTTTTCTTCTTTGGCTTTGTTGTAAGCCATAGCCGTGCACCTCCAATCTGAATTTTTTGAAAATCCAGATTGGCAGGTGGCGAACGGCAGCCTACGCCAAAAACAGGCTTGTCCTGTATTCTGACAAAAAGCAACACAAAAAAATCCGCAAAGGCTGTCACACCTAAGCGGATATAAGCATATTTAATTCTGTTGTATAGAGATTTAGCTTCTACTTCAAGGGTATAAGAGTGCCACGCACACACAAGGATTTTTTTAATGAATTATCGATGCTATGTAGATAGCTGCTGCTTCGGATAAGCAGCACGGTTGTCGTATATGACCAGCACATAGAAAATCCCTCCAAACTCAAAACGG includes:
- a CDS encoding RNA polymerase sigma factor is translated as MAYNKAKEEKKWRLWKEAEEKKLRELGVSEDTIERLRIHDWAIFNSDRRYYEKLQEAGTYLEEVAESDPPSEVKTVDDFLDSIENERLYQILIEVDSLTLQAVLLKIQGFSYREIALRLGVTVKSVYRRMDRLKEKIKKFLS